A genomic window from Candidatus Dormiibacterota bacterium includes:
- a CDS encoding AMP-binding protein, whose translation MNELSYVHGASDKPLLGEPIFHNLRRTAERFGDNEALVVSHQSYRASYRDLVAQCEEVARGLIARAVKKGDRVGIWSPNRYEWVIVQYATAAIGAILVNINPAYRTSELEYALNQSGISFLILAAGFRQADYRAMLAEVTGRCPSLREALVLEDGWEALKRDAAKVTERDLHELESTLQFDDPINIQYTSGTTGFPKGATLTHHNILNNGYFIGETLEYTERDRVCIPVPFYHCFGMVLGNLACTTHGATMVVPAEAYDPVATMQTVQQERCTSLYGVPTMFIGELENPRFNEFDFSSLRTGIMAGSPCPVEVMKKVQTVMHIPEMTIAYGMTETSPVSTQCNTDDPLERRVSTVGRVHPHVEIKVVDPATGAVVPRGTAGELCSRGYIVMRGYWNNEEATREAIDPARWMHTGDLATMDDEGYVNIVGRIKDMIIRGGENIYPREVEEFLYSHPDIADVQVIGVPSEKYGEEVMAWVKLREGASASGDALAAWCKGKVATYKIPRHWKFVDGFPMTVTGKVQKFKMREIAIEELGLAKAAGVHTA comes from the coding sequence ATGAACGAGCTGAGCTACGTTCACGGCGCCAGCGACAAGCCGCTTCTGGGCGAGCCGATTTTCCACAACCTGCGGCGCACTGCGGAGCGTTTCGGCGACAACGAGGCGCTCGTCGTCTCCCACCAGAGCTATCGCGCCTCCTACCGCGATCTCGTCGCCCAGTGCGAGGAGGTTGCCCGCGGCTTGATCGCGCGCGCCGTAAAGAAAGGCGACCGCGTCGGCATATGGTCGCCCAATCGGTATGAGTGGGTGATCGTGCAGTACGCGACGGCCGCGATCGGCGCCATCCTCGTCAACATCAACCCCGCGTACCGCACGTCAGAGCTCGAATACGCGCTCAACCAGTCCGGGATCAGCTTCCTCATCCTGGCCGCGGGATTTCGCCAGGCCGACTATCGGGCAATGCTCGCCGAGGTCACGGGTCGCTGCCCGTCGCTGCGCGAGGCGCTCGTGCTCGAGGATGGCTGGGAGGCGCTGAAGCGCGACGCCGCGAAGGTCACCGAGCGTGACCTGCACGAGCTCGAATCGACGCTGCAGTTCGACGACCCGATCAACATCCAGTACACCTCGGGCACGACCGGATTCCCCAAGGGCGCGACCCTCACCCACCACAACATCCTCAACAACGGGTACTTCATCGGCGAGACGCTCGAGTACACCGAGCGGGACCGGGTCTGCATCCCGGTGCCGTTCTACCACTGCTTCGGCATGGTCCTGGGCAACCTCGCGTGCACCACGCACGGCGCGACGATGGTCGTCCCCGCCGAGGCCTACGACCCGGTGGCGACGATGCAGACGGTGCAGCAGGAACGCTGCACGTCCCTCTACGGCGTGCCGACGATGTTCATCGGCGAGCTCGAGAATCCGCGCTTCAACGAGTTCGACTTCAGCTCGTTGCGGACCGGGATCATGGCCGGCTCGCCGTGCCCGGTGGAGGTCATGAAGAAGGTCCAGACCGTCATGCACATCCCGGAGATGACGATCGCCTACGGGATGACGGAGACGTCGCCGGTGTCGACTCAGTGCAACACCGACGATCCGCTCGAGCGGCGCGTCTCCACGGTGGGCCGCGTGCACCCGCACGTCGAGATCAAGGTCGTCGATCCGGCGACCGGGGCCGTCGTGCCGCGCGGCACGGCCGGCGAGCTGTGCAGCCGCGGCTACATCGTCATGCGCGGTTACTGGAACAACGAGGAGGCGACGCGGGAGGCCATCGATCCAGCGCGCTGGATGCACACGGGCGACCTCGCGACGATGGACGACGAGGGCTACGTCAACATCGTCGGCCGCATCAAGGACATGATCATCCGCGGCGGCGAGAACATCTACCCGCGCGAGGTGGAGGAGTTCCTCTACTCGCACCCAGACATCGCTGACGTGCAGGTCATCGGCGTGCCCTCGGAGAAGTACGGCGAGGAGGTCATGGCCTGGGTCAAGCTGCGGGAAGGCGCCTCGGCGAGTGGCGATGCGCTGGCGGCCTGGTGCAAGGGCAAGGTCGCGACCTACAAGATCCCGCGCCACTGGAAGTTCGTCGACGGGTTTCCGATGACCGTCACCGGCAAGGTCCAGAAGTTCAAGATGCGCGAGATAGCGATCGAGGAGCTCGGCCTGGCGAAAGCCGCGGGGGTCCACACCGCATAG
- a CDS encoding serine hydrolase domain-containing protein has translation MVRACTAGCGDEGKTMNRLSQQPGTNVHDKSVSGYTHRDFEPVNTVFRSVVRARRGAGAALSIYVGDECVVDLWGGSYRSDSLQLLFSATKGALAVCANMLVQRGQLDLDAPVASVWPEFAAGGKDRVLIRWLLTHQAGVPAVSSQLPVIEYAAGRRATEELAAQTPFWEPGKAHGYHGLTIGPLVDEVVRRSTGRSIAQFFASEVAAPLGLEFWIGLPEDLEARVIPVQMGDRSGTEVLAAAATARQDPSSVVSKANIVINPTDFDTREVHAVELPAANGISTARALARMYAACMNDVDGVRLLDDATLSAACEVQAAGLDLITVEENRFGLGFYLPFARIPFAGPTSFGHDGAGGALGFGDRESGLAFGYITSLVPPLLGSDPATDELISAACDCL, from the coding sequence ATGGTCCGAGCCTGTACCGCGGGTTGTGGCGACGAGGGCAAAACAATGAATAGACTCTCCCAGCAGCCCGGGACGAATGTGCACGACAAATCCGTTTCCGGATACACACATCGCGATTTCGAGCCCGTTAACACAGTTTTCAGGTCTGTGGTTCGCGCAAGACGTGGCGCCGGCGCGGCGCTCTCCATCTACGTTGGAGATGAATGCGTTGTGGACCTCTGGGGCGGAAGCTACCGGTCAGATAGTCTCCAGTTGCTCTTCTCTGCTACCAAAGGAGCCCTGGCAGTTTGTGCCAACATGCTGGTCCAACGCGGCCAATTGGATCTGGACGCTCCCGTGGCGTCGGTTTGGCCCGAGTTCGCAGCAGGCGGCAAAGATCGTGTGCTCATCCGCTGGCTGCTTACCCATCAAGCAGGCGTCCCGGCTGTCAGCTCGCAGCTACCAGTCATCGAATACGCGGCAGGAAGACGAGCCACGGAAGAATTGGCGGCCCAGACTCCATTCTGGGAACCGGGTAAAGCACATGGTTACCACGGATTAACCATCGGTCCATTGGTCGACGAAGTTGTACGTCGGTCCACAGGCCGGTCGATCGCCCAGTTCTTCGCGAGCGAAGTTGCAGCGCCGCTCGGACTCGAGTTCTGGATCGGACTTCCAGAGGACCTCGAAGCCCGAGTGATACCGGTTCAGATGGGTGACCGGAGCGGGACTGAAGTCCTCGCCGCAGCTGCCACAGCTCGTCAAGACCCTAGTTCAGTCGTATCGAAGGCAAACATCGTTATCAATCCGACAGACTTCGACACTCGTGAAGTTCACGCCGTTGAGCTTCCAGCAGCCAACGGCATCAGCACTGCCAGGGCGCTAGCCCGCATGTATGCCGCTTGCATGAACGACGTTGATGGGGTCCGTTTGCTCGACGACGCAACGCTATCAGCAGCGTGCGAGGTTCAAGCTGCAGGCTTAGATCTCATTACCGTTGAGGAAAATCGCTTTGGACTCGGTTTCTATCTGCCATTCGCACGGATTCCGTTTGCGGGACCAACATCGTTCGGTCACGACGGCGCCGGTGGCGCTCTTGGGTTTGGCGATCGCGAGTCAGGACTCGCATTTGGATACATCACCAGCCTTGTCCCGCCGCTGCTGGGAAGCGACCCGGCGACCGATGAATTGATCAGCGCCGCATGCGACTGTCTTTGA
- a CDS encoding ATP-binding cassette domain-containing protein, which translates to MTTLPVMELTSVSKSFGSIAALRDVTVSVYAGKVLCLLGDNGAGKSTLIKIMSGVYSPSSGAVRVDGKQVTFASPRNAQELGIATVHQDVGLFPLMSVVRNFFVGREPLTGWGPFKRIDMRRAEQIALSEARSMGLTRVANPHQLVGSMSGGEQQALAIGRALFFGARLLILDEPTSALGVNEAAVVLRLVQQLRAKGIAIVFITHNAHHALTVGDEFIVLIRGSIAAHFNRGEKKREEVLDLMAGGKQLHSLEMELEDQ; encoded by the coding sequence TTTGGTTCAATAGCGGCCCTGCGCGACGTAACTGTTTCGGTGTATGCCGGCAAGGTCCTATGCCTCCTAGGGGACAACGGAGCGGGAAAGTCGACTCTTATCAAGATCATGTCGGGGGTCTATTCCCCGTCGAGTGGCGCGGTGCGGGTGGACGGCAAACAGGTTACGTTTGCGTCGCCTCGCAATGCTCAAGAGCTTGGCATTGCCACCGTGCACCAGGACGTTGGCCTATTCCCTCTGATGTCAGTTGTGCGCAATTTCTTCGTGGGTCGCGAACCGCTGACGGGCTGGGGGCCCTTCAAACGGATCGATATGCGCCGGGCGGAGCAGATCGCGTTGAGCGAGGCCCGGTCGATGGGACTAACACGGGTCGCGAATCCCCATCAGTTGGTTGGCAGCATGTCCGGAGGAGAGCAGCAGGCACTGGCTATTGGGCGGGCGCTCTTCTTCGGTGCTCGACTCTTAATACTCGACGAACCGACCTCAGCGCTGGGAGTCAACGAAGCAGCTGTGGTGCTTAGGCTGGTCCAGCAGTTGCGGGCCAAGGGCATTGCGATCGTGTTCATAACTCACAACGCCCACCACGCGCTGACGGTGGGGGACGAGTTCATCGTTCTGATTCGTGGATCGATCGCAGCACATTTCAATCGTGGGGAAAAGAAGAGAGAGGAAGTGCTCGATCTCATGGCTGGCGGCAAGCAACTGCACTCGCTCGAGATGGAACTCGAGGACCAGTAG